The Marivirga salinae DNA window GCATACACCTGGAGTTATTCAAAGAAATATTTTGGAAAACCCGGGTTGGTATACTGCTTATACTCCGTATCAGGCTGAAATTGCACAAGGTAGATTGGAAGCTTTGATTAATTTTCAAACTATGGTCATTGATTTGACCGGAATGGAAATTGCAAATGCTTCTCTTTTAGATGAAGGTACTGCTGCTGCTGAAGCTATGAGTATGTTCTACGGTTTAAGAAAAGGAAAGAAAAAATCTGCTAAGGTTTTCTTTGTTGATGAAAATACTTTCCCGCAAACCATCGATATTCTTAAAACAAGAGCTAATCCGATGGGAATTGAGTTGAGGTTTGCTGATTTATCTCAATTAGATGTAACAGATCCTGATATTTTCGGATTTTATGCTCAACAAATAAACCTAAAAGGTGAAGTAAATGATCTTAAACCAATCATTGAAGCAGCCACTGAAAATAACATCCATTCCACTATTGGGGCAGATTTATTGGCTTTAACTTTATTGACTCCTCCAGGTGAAATGGGAGCTGATTGTGTAGTAGGTACATCACAACGATTCGGAATTCCATTAGGCTATGGTGGACCACATGCCGCTTATTTTGCTACTAGAGAGGCTTACAAAAGACAAGTTCCAGGTAGAATCATTGGCGTATCTATAGATAAAGAAGGGAATAAAGCCTACAGAATGGCGCTTCAAACTAGAGAGCAACATATTAAAAAAGAAAAAGCAACTTCTAATATTTGTACTGCTCAAGTATTGTTAGCCATCATGTCTGGTATGTTTGGTGTTTATCACGGTCCTGTTGGATTGAAAAAAATTGCAGTGAGAACTCATTCTCTTGCTAAATTATTGGCTAATGCCCTTACATCCTTAGGTTATGAAGTAAGTAATAAAAATTTCTTCGATACTATTACAATTCAGCTTGAGTCTGAAAAATTAAGAGAAAAACTTCACTCTTTATTATACGAAAGAAAAATCAATCTTAATTTAAGCGGAACACATACTGTTTCGATTGCATTAAATGAAACCACTCGTATTCATGATATAAAAGAGTTGATCGAAATTTTCGCTTTGGTAGTGGATGAGGATGCTGATAAATATTCTGTTGAAGATAAAATTAATCAATTAGAATTAGACTGGCCAAAGCAATTGATTCGTGAAAGCAGATTCATGGAGCACCCGATTTTTAATCAGTTTCATGCTGAGCACGAAATGTTGAGATATATCAAAAGGCTAGAAAATAAGGATTTATCCTTAGTGCATTCTATGATTTCATTGGGCTCTTGCACCATGAAATTAAATGCCACTGCCGAAATGATTCCAATCACATGGCCAGAATTGGCACATATTCATCCTTATGCTCCAAAAGAACAAGCTCTAGGTTATAGAGAAATGTTCATTAAGTTGGAAAATATGTTGACTGAAATCACCGGATTTGCTGCTACTTCTTTGCAGCCTAATTCAGGTGCTCAGGGAGAATATGCCGGTTTGATGGTAATCAGAGCCTATCACCAAAGCAGAGGGGACGATCATAGAAATGTTACTATTATTCCTTCCTCCGCACATGGCACTAACCCTGCAAGTGCAGTTATGGCTGGAATGAAAGTGATCATTACGAAATGTGATGATCAAGGAAACATTGATTTGGATGATTTAAAAGCTAAGGCGGAAGAATATAAAAATAACTTATCTTCCTTGATGGTAACTTACCCTTCAACTCACGGAGTATTTGAGGAAAGTATTCAAGAAATCTGTCAAATCATTCATGATAATGGTGGCCAAGTTTATATGGATGGTGCCAACATGAATGCTCAAGTGGGTTTAACTTCTCCTGCAAATATTGGAGCTGATGTTTGTCATTTGAATTTGCATAAAACATTCTGTATTCCTCACGGTGGTGGCGGACCAGGTATGGGACCAATTTGTGTGGCAGAACATTTAGAAGATTTCTTACCGGGCAATCCTTTAGTACCTACTGGTGGAAACCAAGCTATTACGGCTATTTCAGCAGCACCTTGGGGAAGCGCAAGCATATTAGCGATAAGTTACGCTTACATCTCCATGATGGGCAGCCAAGGGCTTAAAAGAGCTACACAGTTAGCGATATTAAATGCTAATTATATTAAGGAATCATTAGCGGGTAGTTATCCTGTGCTTTACACTAACCAAAAAGGACGTGCTGCCCACGAAATGATTATTGATTGTCGAGCTTTCAAAGAATTTGGTGTTGAAGTAGAAGATATAGCTAAGAGATTGATGGATTATGGATATCACTCTCCTACTGTTTCATTCCCAGTTCCAGGTACAATGATGATTGAGCCTACTGAAAGTGAAAGCAAAATGGAATTGGATAAATTCTGTACTGCTATGATTTCTATTAGAAAGGAAATACAGGAAATAGCAGACGGAAAAGCGGATGCTGAGCAGAACGTATTGAAAAATGCACCTCATACTATGTCGGTAGCATTAGCAGAGAAATGGGAATTGCCTTACTCACGAGAAAAGGCAGTATTTCCATTAGAATCAGTTCGTCAAAGCAAATTCTGGCCAAGTGTTAGCCGAATTGATAGTGCTTATGGCGATAGAAACTTGATGTGTAGTTGTATTCCAGTATCTGAATATGAAGATAAGCCAGAAGAGGCTCTAGCATAGTTTAAATAAGCTTAAAAAGTAAAAAGCCTTTCAGATTAATTTCTGAAAGGCTTTTTTATTGACTTTTATCAAGCTTAATCCTTATTCTTTCCCCACCAGTTGGCGGAGAAAGAAATCGGACTTAAACTAAAACAATATTGAATATTTAACTTATTAAGCTTCTACTGCTTTCTTTTTTCTCTTCGCTAAATCTAATACAACTGGAGTTGCAATAAAGATAGAAGAGTACGTACCTACTAAGATACCAACCAATAAAGCAAAAGAGAATCCTCTTAATACTTCTCCACCGAAAATAAATAGAATTAAAATTACCAATAACGTAGTTAAGGAAGTCATTACAGTTCTGCTTATCGTATTATTGATTGCCGTGTTGAAAGTTTCTTCATTAGTGGCTTTCGATTTAATACCCAAAGTCTCCCTAATCCTATCAAACACTACCACAGTATCGTTAATGGAGTAACCAATAACTGTTAAGATAGCCGCAATAAATACCTGATCGATTTCGAATGAGAAGCCCAGTAATTTTGCTATGGCAAATGCTGACAACACGAATAGAGTATCATGGAACAAGGCCACAACAGCACCTAAACCAAATTGCCACCTTCTAAATCGGATTAGGATGTAGATAAAGATTGCAATTAATGCAAATATTACGGATTCCTGAGATGAGTTTCTAATATCATCGGCAATGGTTGCCCCCACTTTCGAAGAACCGCTAATGGTAAAGTCATTATCACCCATTGCAGATTCAGTTTCCACGTAACTCATTCCGGTTGCTTCCGCTATACCATCAACGATTTTAGTTTTAACTGTATTATCTGCTTCTGTTGATTCTTCATTTACCAAATATGAAGTAGTTACTTTAAGGATATTATTGGCACCATAAGTTTTCACTTCAGTTCCAGCATCTTCCAGTTTTCCATTTAAAGCTACTTTAAGACTAGTAGTTTCAACTTGCTCTGCAAATCTCACTATATAAGAACGACCACCGGTGAAATCAACGCCTAATGTCAATCCTTTAGTAACCATTAATATAATACCAATTGTAATTACTATTCCAGAACCTATATAAGCCATTTTTCTCTTGCTCATAAAGTTGAAATTGATATCGTTCAATAAGTTCTTAGAGAATGGAGTAGCAAATGAGATCTTACTTTGGTCACCTTTTTTGCTCATCCAACTTACAATTACTCTTGTGATAAATACCGCTGAGAAAAATGAACATGCAATACCAATCATTAAGGTAATAGCAAATCCTTTAACAGGTCCTTGTCCTAACCAATATAAAATAGCACCAGTTAAGAAAGTGGTTACGTTAGCATCCACAATTGAACTATAAGCTTTTGAATAACCAGAAGAAATAGCTTTTAATAATGGTGAACCTGCTCGCATTTCCTCTCTGATTCGTTCAAAGATTAGTACGTTGGCATCAATGGACATACCAATTGTCAATACTATACCAGCAATACCTGGCAATGTCAATGCCGCATTCAATTGGGCTAAAATTCCTAAAATAAAGAAGATATTGAAAACTAAAGCTATGTTAGCAATCAAACCACCTTTAGAATAATAGGCAACCATGAAAATCAATACCATACCCAAACCAGCAACAATAGAAATAATTCCTTGTGCTCTAGCTTCTTTACCTAAAGTTGGACCAATGATTGCTTCCTCCACAATTCTAGTTGGAGCTGGTAAAGAACCTGCCTTCAAGATATTAGCTAAATCTTTAGCTTCTTCCATAGTGAAATTTCCCTCAATAATGGACTTACCATTTGGGATTTCTTGGTTTACCCTTGGTGCGGAATACACATAGTTATCTAAAACAATAGCAATTCTATTGTTGATGTTTTCTCTAGTGATTTTCGCCCATTTTCTAGCTCCTGTTGGATCCATGCTCATATCAACAGCCGGCTGACCTCCCTGATCAAATGTTTGTCTTGCATCGTTGACTACCTCGCCTGTTAATAATGCTTGGTTTCCTCTTTGAGTTCTTACTACATATAGTTCTAAAAGCTCAGTTCCATCATCCAATTTTCTTGGTTTTACATCCCATAAAAGTCTTGTGTTTCTTGGGAATAAAGCTTGAATATCTTCTCTTTGAATGATATCATTAATTTTAGATGTATCAGTTATTTCATAAACCAATCCATATTGACTTTTGATTAAGCTGAACAAAGGAGAAACATTTTGTGAATTCTCCAATGAATCAAGATTAGCATTTGTGGTTGTATCAGCCTCTTGTCCTTCAGTAGCAGTAGTATCTGTCTCCTCATCTTGCAATAAGTCTGCTAAATTTCCACTTTCTTCTTGATATGTTTCAGTTGAATCATCAGAACCTAATTCATTTTTCTGATTGGCTTTTTGTTCTGCTACTAATATTTCATTCGCTTCAGAAAGCGCTTCAGATACCTCATTGATTTCAATAACTTGTAAGAACTCCAACTTTGCCACACCTTGAAGTAATTTCTTTACTCTTTCAGGATTATCAACACCTGGTAATTCAATTTGAATTCTACCAGTGTTCTCTAGTTTTTGAATATTAGGTTGAGAAGTACCAAATCTATCAATCCTAGTCCTTAAGATTTCAAAAGAACGATCAATTGCATCATCAACTTCTGAACGAATAATTCTTAATACTTCGCTGTCTTCCGTTTGAAAGCTGATCCTATCTCTGTTAGCAGAAGTAGCAAAGAATTCACTTAATTTCTTGTCAGGGTTTTGTTCCTTAAAAGCTTGGTAAAATAAATCAACAAAGGAGCCCTGACTAGTTTTCTGTCTTTCTTTTGCAGTTTCTAATGCATTAATTAATGCTTCATCTCCATTATTACCGCTTAATCCTTTAATGATATCCACTGGAGAAACTTCCAAAGTCACGTGCATACCACCTTGTAAATCTAGACCTAAGTTTAATTCCATGTCTTGAACTTCCTTATAGGTGAATTCAACCCCTAAAAGGCTATAAACAGGAACATTGTAGACTGAATCTAAAAAACTCTGTCTTTTTGAATAATCAATATTTCCTTCCGCATTAGTAGCGTAAGCTGTGGCATCATCTTTTATGCCGTTTGAAACAAATGTGAATGACAAATAATAGATACATAATAATGTAACTATTGCTGTCATGAACACGATAAATCCTTTGTTTTTCATGTTAATTGTAGTATTTGAAGTGATTTTATAAAACCATGGAATTTCACGGTTTCATATGTTTAATTAATATTAAATTGATTGAATAAATGATCTGAAGAGATCAAAATTTTGAAATGACTAACTTACTATATTAGGGCGCATTTGGTGATATAATGAGCCTAAATAAAGTATAAAAGTAATTTTGATAAGCTTTTTCTACGCATTCAAGTATTGTGAAATCCTCTGTATTGGGATTAGGAATTTCTAACAACAAATCAAATGAATGGAATAAATTGAATTGCATTACTGGCAAAAGCACATCGTAAGCCATCATGCGATATTCCGCTTGTGGCTTTTCTTTTTCGCTTTGCTCTGTTTTCTCAACCTTTTCAGAAATATCAGCAACATAAGGTTGCTGAAAAAATAACAATACAGCCATTGCCAGTCCAAATATTAGACTGCCTGATTGCTTAATTGACCTTATGTTATTTTTCCTTTTCATTCTTAGGGATGCAAATGTAATTAAAAATCAGGAAATTCAATATAAAAAGATAAACTGATCACTTTCCACCACAAAACTTCAGAAGAAAACATATGGTAGCCAAAGGCTACTTGTACTTTAACCACTGAGTTGCACAGAGGATTTCGCAAAGGCCACAAATATTATAATTCTTTACCATGAATTCCTATCTAAAAGGGAATCAAACATACCTTATATATGTTTGATTGAGCTAATTCGTATATTAGAGAGCCTAACAACAGCTTTAGCTGTTCCTTTGTGTTACTTTGTGAAATACTTAGAGAATCTCTGTGGTTAAGAGAAAAGCCTTAGGCTTTCCTTTTGTTATCTCTTATGTTTTTCCCTCGGCCTCACCATTCCAAACATTAAGCGAGTGTCATGAAATTCTGCTCCAATTAAGATTCTTCTTTTTCTGATTTTCAACTTGCTGGCGGATCAAGCTATTTTCTTCCATTTCCAGATTTGGATCCTTAGCAATTATTGCCTGTGCACTTTGTCTTGCAATGGATAAAATGGGTTCATCCTCTCTTAAATCACCAATCAATAAATCTAATTGCCCGCTTTGCTGAGTGCCCATCATATCACCTGGCCCCCTTAAATTCATATCTACTTGAGCAATTTCGAAACCATCGGTAGTACGAACCATAGTTTCAATCCTTGTTCTAGCTTCTTTGCTTAATTTATAACTACTTACCAATACACAATAGGATTGCTCAGCACCACGCCCCACTCTTCCGCGTAACTGATGCAATTGCGCTAATCCAAAACGTTCCGCATTTTCAATTACCATCAATGACGCATTCGGCACATTCACACCCACCTCAATTACAGTAGTAGCCACCATTATTTTGGTTTCTCCTTTTACAAATCGAGCCATTTCAAAATCTTTATCAGCAGCTTTCATTTTTCCATGCACAATGCTGATCGGGTATTCAGGAAATGCCCTTGCTATACTTTCATAGCCATCCATTAAATCTTTCAAATCCAGCTTTTCTGATTCTTCAATCAATGGATAAACCACATAAACTTGCCTGCCTTTTTTTATTTCCTTTTTTAAAAATCCATTTAATTTAAGTCGGTTAGCATCATATTGATGAATAGTTTTGATGGGCTTTCGACCTTTTGGCAATTCATCGATTATGGAAATATCCAAATCTCCATAAACTGACATGGACAGAGTTCTAGGGATTGGTGTGGCAGTCATAATCAAAACGTGAGGTACGAAATTTTCATTCTTTTTCCACAAACGTGCTCTTTGTGCTACGCCATAGCGATGTTGTTCATCCACAATCGCTAAACCTAAATTTTGAAACTGAACTACTTCCTCCAAAAGTGCATGAGTTCCTACCAATATTTTTAACTCGCCCGACTTCAAACTTTCGTGAATTTCTCTTCTTGCTTTGGTTTTGGTAGAACCTGTAAGTAAAGCAATAGTAACCCCAATTTTATCTGCAAATTCTTTTAAGCCTTCATAATGTTGATTGGCTAAAATTTGAGTAGGTGCCATTAAGGCAACTTGTGCCCCGCTGTCAATAGCGATAAGTGCCGAAATAAAAGCAACAATAGTTTTTCCACTTCCCACATCGCCTTGCAGTAAGCGATTCATTTGCTTGCCACTCTTGAAATCTCCAAAAATTTCTTTGATTACTTTCTTCTGAGCATCAGTTAATTCAAATGGTAAATGAGATTGATAAAATTCAGTTAGTAGGTCAGTTTTTTGCAGCAATTGACCTTTGAATTTCTCCAGCCTTACCTTTTTTTGCATCAACAACCGAAGCTGCATAAAAAAGAATTCATCAAACTTCATCCTGAATCGAGCTTTTTGAAGCAACTGCTGATTTTTGGGCACATGAATTTGAACCACGGCATCTTTCTTTGCTAAAAAGCCATACTGCTGCAAAATATGAGCTGGAAGTGTTTCAGGGATTCTGTTGTAAGCTTCTTTTAGTAAAGTTTTCTGAAACTTGAAAATCGCTTTACTGTCTAAATACTTTCTTCTTAAAGTTTCTGATGTTGAATAAACCGGTTGAAGAAATTCATTTTGTGAAACAGCAGGAGTTAGCACTTCCAATTCCGGATGCGCCATAGTGTATTTACTTCCAAAGCGCTTTGGCTGACCATAAACCACATAATCTACCCCAATTTTTAATTTAGGGCTGATCCAATTAATCCCACTAAACCAAACCAATTCTATGGTACCGGTTTCATCTGCAAATTGTACTGCCAATCGTTGTTTACGTCCAGCACCTACCAACTGCTTTGATCGAATTTGTCCCTTTACTTGTACATTGGACATTTCTCCTTGAAGCTCTCTTACCTTAAAAAACTTCGTTCTGTCTTCATATCGAAAAGGATAATGCTGTAATAAATCGGCATAAGTGAAGATTCCTAACTCCTTATTGATGTGGGCTGCCTTTTGTGGCCCCATCCCTTTCAGAAATTCTATGGGTGTTTTGAAAAAGGAGGTCATCTTAATCCCACTCTAAAGTATTCAAACTATGAATTATATCCTTTTTGACATACTCGATGACTGGCGCCAATGAATCATTTTCTGTTGCGGTTCTAAAATAAAGTGCTCCTCTCAGAAAATTCTCAGTGGAATCGGTAGTGTAAAATTGAAACTGACTTGGTACATCTCCTTTCAATTCGGCTACCGAGACTTTTTTCCCAGTTGGGGTCATTAAAATTGTTTCTTGTATGGAACTAGCTTTGATTTGATGTTTTGTTGTTAATTTATATGCATCATCAATATTGGTTCTTAAGCTATCTCGATTATTATTGAGAGATTTGTAAGTGATATGAACCTCAGCTATAAATTCTGGATAGAACAAGGCAAACCAATATCGTCCCCTGTTATAGGATGAATCGGGTAATATTTTAGCATGAGCAGAATACTCAAAACTATAAGGAAATGAATCGGGTAAAGCTTTATATTCATGATCGGGCAAATCAATTCTATTATAACCATTGGGTTTAGGATAATAATCCGCTTCGCAAGCCAAAAATAAAATAGAGATGACAACAGACAGAATAATAGTTTTGAATAAATTCATAGAACAAATTTAAGGGCTTAAGTTAATCATAAATATAAATTGAGGAAAGATTTTGAGTAATGAGCTTATTTTTCAGGATGTGTAGTTTAAGCAAGTTCGTTTTTCTTTAAATTTAGACCTTTAATAGCAAGTTTTATTATGACCTCAGACGAATTTAGAAAGCATGCCCACTCCATGGTTGATTGGATGGCGGATTATTTAGATAATGTAGAACAATATCCGGTTATGGCTCAGGTAAAGCCAGGAGATATTAAAGCTAAAATTCCCGAAAGCTTTTCTGAAGAACCAGAGCAATTTGAAAAGATTTTCAAAGATTTTGAGGATAAAATTATGCCCGGCATCACCCACTGGGAAAGCCCAAATTTCTTTGCCTATTTTCCGGCATCAAAAAGTAAGCCTTCTATTTTAGGTGAAATGCTGATGAGTACTTTAGGCACTCAAGGAATGGTGTGGCTTACCTCCCCAGCTGCCACCGAATTAGAAGATCGCATGATGGAATGGATGCGCGATTTGTTAGGCTTATCAACTGATTGGACTGGCTCCATTCAAGATACTGCCTCCACAGGTACATTTAATGCGCTCATAACCGCCAGAGAAAAAGCTTCTGGTTTTCAGATCAATGAAAAAGGCTTTGCAGGCATGCCGAAATATCGAATTTATGCATCCGAACAAGCACATAGCTCCATAGATAAAAATGTGAAAATAGCCGGTTTTGGTTATGAAAACCTGGTCAAGATCCCAGTGGATAAAAATTTCGCTATGATTCCAGAGGAGTTAGAGAAAGCAATTGAAAATGATCTTGCCTCAGGATTTCAACCATTATTTGTTTTAGGTGCAATGGGCACAACCGGCACTACGGCTGTAGATCCTTTAGATGAAATCGGAGCTATTTCTCAAAAGTATAAACTTTGGTTTCATGTGGATGCCGCCTATTCTGGTGCAGCATTGATCTGTCCTGAAATGCGTTGGATGAGCAAAGGCATGGAATTGG harbors:
- the secDF gene encoding protein translocase subunit SecDF, with translation MKNKGFIVFMTAIVTLLCIYYLSFTFVSNGIKDDATAYATNAEGNIDYSKRQSFLDSVYNVPVYSLLGVEFTYKEVQDMELNLGLDLQGGMHVTLEVSPVDIIKGLSGNNGDEALINALETAKERQKTSQGSFVDLFYQAFKEQNPDKKLSEFFATSANRDRISFQTEDSEVLRIIRSEVDDAIDRSFEILRTRIDRFGTSQPNIQKLENTGRIQIELPGVDNPERVKKLLQGVAKLEFLQVIEINEVSEALSEANEILVAEQKANQKNELGSDDSTETYQEESGNLADLLQDEETDTTATEGQEADTTTNANLDSLENSQNVSPLFSLIKSQYGLVYEITDTSKINDIIQREDIQALFPRNTRLLWDVKPRKLDDGTELLELYVVRTQRGNQALLTGEVVNDARQTFDQGGQPAVDMSMDPTGARKWAKITRENINNRIAIVLDNYVYSAPRVNQEIPNGKSIIEGNFTMEEAKDLANILKAGSLPAPTRIVEEAIIGPTLGKEARAQGIISIVAGLGMVLIFMVAYYSKGGLIANIALVFNIFFILGILAQLNAALTLPGIAGIVLTIGMSIDANVLIFERIREEMRAGSPLLKAISSGYSKAYSSIVDANVTTFLTGAILYWLGQGPVKGFAITLMIGIACSFFSAVFITRVIVSWMSKKGDQSKISFATPFSKNLLNDINFNFMSKRKMAYIGSGIVITIGIILMVTKGLTLGVDFTGGRSYIVRFAEQVETTSLKVALNGKLEDAGTEVKTYGANNILKVTTSYLVNEESTEADNTVKTKIVDGIAEATGMSYVETESAMGDNDFTISGSSKVGATIADDIRNSSQESVIFALIAIFIYILIRFRRWQFGLGAVVALFHDTLFVLSAFAIAKLLGFSFEIDQVFIAAILTVIGYSINDTVVVFDRIRETLGIKSKATNEETFNTAINNTISRTVMTSLTTLLVILILFIFGGEVLRGFSFALLVGILVGTYSSIFIATPVVLDLAKRKKKAVEA
- the recG gene encoding ATP-dependent DNA helicase RecG; translated protein: MTSFFKTPIEFLKGMGPQKAAHINKELGIFTYADLLQHYPFRYEDRTKFFKVRELQGEMSNVQVKGQIRSKQLVGAGRKQRLAVQFADETGTIELVWFSGINWISPKLKIGVDYVVYGQPKRFGSKYTMAHPELEVLTPAVSQNEFLQPVYSTSETLRRKYLDSKAIFKFQKTLLKEAYNRIPETLPAHILQQYGFLAKKDAVVQIHVPKNQQLLQKARFRMKFDEFFFMQLRLLMQKKVRLEKFKGQLLQKTDLLTEFYQSHLPFELTDAQKKVIKEIFGDFKSGKQMNRLLQGDVGSGKTIVAFISALIAIDSGAQVALMAPTQILANQHYEGLKEFADKIGVTIALLTGSTKTKARREIHESLKSGELKILVGTHALLEEVVQFQNLGLAIVDEQHRYGVAQRARLWKKNENFVPHVLIMTATPIPRTLSMSVYGDLDISIIDELPKGRKPIKTIHQYDANRLKLNGFLKKEIKKGRQVYVVYPLIEESEKLDLKDLMDGYESIARAFPEYPISIVHGKMKAADKDFEMARFVKGETKIMVATTVIEVGVNVPNASLMVIENAERFGLAQLHQLRGRVGRGAEQSYCVLVSSYKLSKEARTRIETMVRTTDGFEIAQVDMNLRGPGDMMGTQQSGQLDLLIGDLREDEPILSIARQSAQAIIAKDPNLEMEENSLIRQQVENQKKKNLNWSRIS
- the gldD gene encoding gliding motility lipoprotein GldD, whose protein sequence is MNLFKTIILSVVISILFLACEADYYPKPNGYNRIDLPDHEYKALPDSFPYSFEYSAHAKILPDSSYNRGRYWFALFYPEFIAEVHITYKSLNNNRDSLRTNIDDAYKLTTKHQIKASSIQETILMTPTGKKVSVAELKGDVPSQFQFYTTDSTENFLRGALYFRTATENDSLAPVIEYVKKDIIHSLNTLEWD
- a CDS encoding pyridoxal phosphate-dependent decarboxylase family protein, giving the protein MTSDEFRKHAHSMVDWMADYLDNVEQYPVMAQVKPGDIKAKIPESFSEEPEQFEKIFKDFEDKIMPGITHWESPNFFAYFPASKSKPSILGEMLMSTLGTQGMVWLTSPAATELEDRMMEWMRDLLGLSTDWTGSIQDTASTGTFNALITAREKASGFQINEKGFAGMPKYRIYASEQAHSSIDKNVKIAGFGYENLVKIPVDKNFAMIPEELEKAIENDLASGFQPLFVLGAMGTTGTTAVDPLDEIGAISQKYKLWFHVDAAYSGAALICPEMRWMSKGMELADSMVFNPHKWLFVNFDCSLYYVKDPKSLTQAYSITPEYLKTDLDHEVNNYRDWHIQLGRRFRALKLWFMLRSFGAENLRTIIRNHCEWAQWLKTDIEASENFEMLAPVSVNLLCFRYNDRKMNEEELNTFNEKLLKSINTTGKIFITHTKLNGKYTLRLVGGHPDLKKDHLERAWELIKEISKSIKIT
- the gcvP gene encoding aminomethyl-transferring glycine dehydrogenase, with product MKLNPLYQERFDVRHNAPDNQQISEMLKTVKADSLEHLIDETIPKAIQLKKDLNLPEAQTEFEFLESFKEIAQKNQIFRSYIGLGYYNTHTPGVIQRNILENPGWYTAYTPYQAEIAQGRLEALINFQTMVIDLTGMEIANASLLDEGTAAAEAMSMFYGLRKGKKKSAKVFFVDENTFPQTIDILKTRANPMGIELRFADLSQLDVTDPDIFGFYAQQINLKGEVNDLKPIIEAATENNIHSTIGADLLALTLLTPPGEMGADCVVGTSQRFGIPLGYGGPHAAYFATREAYKRQVPGRIIGVSIDKEGNKAYRMALQTREQHIKKEKATSNICTAQVLLAIMSGMFGVYHGPVGLKKIAVRTHSLAKLLANALTSLGYEVSNKNFFDTITIQLESEKLREKLHSLLYERKINLNLSGTHTVSIALNETTRIHDIKELIEIFALVVDEDADKYSVEDKINQLELDWPKQLIRESRFMEHPIFNQFHAEHEMLRYIKRLENKDLSLVHSMISLGSCTMKLNATAEMIPITWPELAHIHPYAPKEQALGYREMFIKLENMLTEITGFAATSLQPNSGAQGEYAGLMVIRAYHQSRGDDHRNVTIIPSSAHGTNPASAVMAGMKVIITKCDDQGNIDLDDLKAKAEEYKNNLSSLMVTYPSTHGVFEESIQEICQIIHDNGGQVYMDGANMNAQVGLTSPANIGADVCHLNLHKTFCIPHGGGGPGMGPICVAEHLEDFLPGNPLVPTGGNQAITAISAAPWGSASILAISYAYISMMGSQGLKRATQLAILNANYIKESLAGSYPVLYTNQKGRAAHEMIIDCRAFKEFGVEVEDIAKRLMDYGYHSPTVSFPVPGTMMIEPTESESKMELDKFCTAMISIRKEIQEIADGKADAEQNVLKNAPHTMSVALAEKWELPYSREKAVFPLESVRQSKFWPSVSRIDSAYGDRNLMCSCIPVSEYEDKPEEALA